In a genomic window of Theobroma cacao cultivar B97-61/B2 unplaced genomic scaffold, Criollo_cocoa_genome_V2, whole genome shotgun sequence:
- the LOC18586885 gene encoding MATH domain and coiled-coil domain-containing protein At3g58270, translating into MHKERMSMNEQRRVKDWIEHGLELEVDSSESQSVESQQVRKCTWRIENFSCIKCKKLYSNTFHVGGNKWRLLVFPKGNPQWNRVDHISFYVDVADAATLPYGWSRYAQLRLTVVNQIDRKYSITKVTDHEFNAKENDWGFTSFMPLDELLDPKRGYLVNDACLVEAYIATDRTIDLLSDALIVELETASDKLKSKEADHGKAAIDNQKTAIAEPEEITTRSSAILSAPAVLSSPGQDKAESTNQNLPPADQSSSQSETIEPEDPTEEDMDTFFTSLESELASGNMVSSQEEAKEALVNIDEALNMAPANFYDSGMISSLKKAFKVLSCFDCSSTFTIEQKNELLAMEENFKQLPERVVKAVQDKNLLTEKESVKLALSRNLEDSLVKFKEAKAEVKQAEQKLASLHEQVVEAQKNKENILAERKEIFKISQDLKAQRDAMGKEWPEYAAKAKVAEEEEKSVEAEWGRMKDFISSLKGKI; encoded by the exons ATGCATAAAGAAAGGATGTCCATGAACGAACAGAGGAGGGTCAAAGACTGGATAGAGCACGGTCTAGAACTAGAAG TGGATAGTAGTGAGTCTCAGTCTGTGGAGAGTCAACAAGTGAGGAAGTGCACATGGAGGATTGAGAATTTCTCCTGTATTAAATGCAAGAAGCTCTACTCTAACACTTTCCATGTTGGTGGCAACAAATG GCGACTTCTTGTCTTCCCCAAGGGGAACCCCCAGTGGAACCGAGTGGatcatatttcattttatGTAGATGTTGCGGATGCAGCAACTTTGCCTTATGGATGGAGTAGATATGCCCAACTCAGACTAACTGTCGTCAACCAAATTGATCGTAAATATTCGATTACAAAAG TTACTGACCATGAGTTTAATGCAAAGGAGAATGATTGGGGCTTCACTTCATTCATGCCTCTCGATGAATTACTCGACCCTAAGAGAGGCTATCTCGTGAATGATGCATGCTTAGTTGAAGCTTACATTGCCACCGATAGGACTATTGATTTGCTGTCAGATGCATTGATAGTTGAACTTGAAACTGCTTCTGATAAACTCAAGAGCAAGGAAGCTGATCATGGTAAAGCAGCCATAGACAACCAAAAAACTGCAATAGCCGAACCAGAGGAAATCACCACTCGGTCATCAGCTATCCTTTCAGCTCCTGCTGTTCTGTCTTCTCCAGGACAAGATAAGGCAGAATCTACCAACCAAAATTTGCCACCTGCAGATCAGTCTTCTTCCCAGAGTGAG ACCATTGAACCTGAAGACCCTACTGAGGAAGATATGGACACATTCTTTACTAGCTTAGAGTCTGAGCTCGCAAGCGGGAACATGGTTTCTTCTCAAGAAGAAGCAAAGGAAGCTCTGGTCAACATAGATGAAGCCCTGAACATGGCCCCAGCTAACTTTTATGATTCAGGGATGATTTCTTCACTTAAGAAGGCTTTCAAGGTCCTATCTTGTTTTGATTGTTCCTCTACCTTTACGATTGAGCAAAAAAATGAGTTGTTGGCCATGGAGGAGAACTTTAAACAACTACCTGAGCGAGTGGTGAAAGCAGTGCAGGACAAGAATCTCCTTACTGAGAAGGAATCTGTCAAGCTGGCACTTTCTCGTAATTTAGAGGATAGTTTAGTCAAATTTAAAGAGGCCAAGGCAGAGGTGAAACAGGCAGAGCAAAAACTTGCCTCTCTCCATGAGCAAGTTGTTGAGGcacaaaagaataaagagaATATCTTGGCTGAGCGGAaggaaattttcaaaatttcccaGGACTTGAAAGCGCAGCGGGACGCAATGGGAAAGGAATGGCCAGAGTATGCGGCCAAGGCCAAGGTTGCTGAGGAGGAGGAGAAAAGTGTCGAGGCAGAATGGGGAAGAATGAAAGACTTCATCTCTTCTCTCAAAGGAAAGATTTAA